DNA from Vitis vinifera cultivar Pinot Noir 40024 chromosome 19, ASM3070453v1:
ATTTCTCACAAGCTGGGATCTGAGAGATAACCATCTCCCTTAGACTTGCAACTTGACCATTTATGGATTTCTTCTTGTGAAGCTAAAACAAATCAGAAAATAGGATCATTAGAGCATAGTAGTGACATTGGAAAATAATGGAAGAATTTCAACATGATTTCTGTATGTTGTATGGTATGGGACCTATAGACAGTTCCATCCGGGGGGAGGCCCTAACCTATGCACAAACGCGAGAAAGGGGAATGTGTATAATCAGATGCACAGGTACATTATACTAGAAAAATTGGCAATTTTATCAGGGGCttaaagaataaagaaattaaGCAGAAAATTTTGTAATAGTTCCATGTAGAAACCTTATGGCATGTGTTATCTCCTAAAAGGAACCCAACCTCTAAGGTATTCTACACCACACTTTTTGATAAAGCGGTTAGGCCAATATGAGTCTTGGGTTTCAAAGATAAACGCCAAAAAGAGGAAACATCCAACGGGCTCAGTATCAACTCAACGACAAACTTCACAGTCCAAATTCTTTCCCCAGTCCTAGGGATGAAAGTTTCAATTCTCCACCTCTTTATTTCACTGAATTTCCCTTTCCTCTGGCCTATTCCTACTTCCTAATCATGGTTCAACAGTTGAACCAACCTTCTACAATTTTGACCAACTGAATCCCCTTGGAAAAGACTGCTCTGATCTACTCACTTGCCCATCTGCAATGTATGGAAAGTTCATGTATAGGTCATCTACAAACAGGATGATTTCCATAATTTCCACAAGCTACAGGGTTTAAGGCCATCAGGATTTCAGGGCCTTTTTACCTTTGTTAATCTCTCTTTGAGTTTTAAGCCCTTGGCAACTGCTAACTCTTCTTTgtcttcctttgatttcctaGTTGTCTCTCTCTTTATTTCTCCTCTTGCTTCTGCTTGCCGTTCCCGCTCTCTTCTCTTTTCAGCAAGCATTGCCATCTTTTCTGCTCTGGCCCGTGCAGCTCTCTCTGCTCTCATCTTTGCAAGTTCCTTtgcctttttcttgttttcagcCCACTGAAGCTGTTGAAGAGCTATCTCTTCTTTTATCTTATCATAGCTATCCCAATCTAGTTCTTCTTGGTCACTCCCACCTTTCTTAGCCGCCTTTGCTATGCTTTCTGCCCATGACAGATAAAATTTCTCCCTTGACCGTTTCCATTTCAAGCGCTTTCCCCAGACCCGGCGGAGTGAAGACCGTATTTTTGCCTTGCTTTGTTCGCTGTAAAAGAGAATCAGGTTAGGCAAACTTGTTGGAGATGGTAGCATAAAGTTCAATGAGTCAAATATCCatgatgaaaattggaaaggaaaaaaaaaaaaaaaactagataaTGCACTTTTCAAGCTATGCTGATCTTCGTAATCTCATATCAATAAACAAGTCCAAAGGTGAACTGCATTTGAAACCAAATTCAAGAAGAATGGATGCTAGCCACAGAAATGAAGTAATGAAAAAGATTGGTGAACCTTGAGTCTCCATACAATTTGCATGCGAACCACCATCAGAAAAGAGTTAAAAGGTTCATCTCAGAGGATGCAAGTGTCCTTAAGAAATCACCATAGCCAAGCACCATCCTTTAGTCCTGGCTAGTGTTCTCAAAATGAGACTGCTGCAACCTATGGAAACACTTGATGGTTGCTACTTACAATCTCATAATTTCGAATCAAATTCCACAATGTCAAACAGAATTATGCTTCTACCtcatttgaaagataaaaaaaaaaaaagccacgGTTACAGGACATGCACTGACTATAATTGTTATTGCAAATACTACAAAAGAACTAAGATTCCCACAGAAACAATTGTAGTCCATTAGAAATAATCATTTCATGACCATAAGATGTCATTTTTCAATGGCATTGGACCCAAGCACGctcttatatttttatcaacCTGCATGTGTCAATACCGCTTCTGGAATGACTGATATTTGATTCAAAAGTTTACCTTCTCAATTCTTGTTCTACATATTTTGAGTTTCAGATTCACACAAACTTCCACTAATTTCCTTCACCCGGATGTAACCAAAGCTTAGCCCAAACTAGTATTAAAAAACCTTAAGTCATCTCACCAGTTTCTTAAATTTCTTGTTTCTAGTTTTAGCAGCTTATAGCATCTCTGAGGTGGAATGAATAAATTTCACCATTTTGGAGTAGAAAACCTTAATGTCAAATATAGGGTTTTTAAAGAGTAAGGACTGCATGATTATTTCCAGATCAGAGATCATACAAGTAATTCAACTTTACATTTCCTTGGTGGATGAGGGAAAAAGTACCTGTGAGTACGGGGACATTCAGACATCTTCTGTCTAACCTGAAAGTTATGAAGCAAAACATTAGAAATTTTTATGGAATCTTAAAGATTTTGACTTTGCTTATGCTGTGTGAATGGTCATGACAAGACAAAAGGTAAACAAGGAAAGTGAGCATAAAAGTTTAGGTTTTGTTTGTCAAGTTACAATAGGAAAGAACCAAAGCCTACAGTAAGAAGAGCTACACAGACATTGTAAACAAATGAAAATCCATATTTGGCAAAATCAATCCTgctttttgtatatatttctCAAAAAATCCATATGAACACAACcgaaaaattaatgaaaaaaaaaagtcctaaAACTGAGTGGTTCTTACATGACTTCACCTTGGGATCTCTCAAGGCTTGTATTGTTCTCTGTCTGATCTTCTCACGAGTCTCTGAAAATACACAATAACAACTTCAGAATTAATTAACACTGGAGTAAATCCTAACCTTTCTTAAAAATCCCAAAGTTGAATAGAGGATTAAATTCCACAAAGGGATACCTGCACTATGTTTTCTGCCTTTATTCCATGGAACTCTACCTTTGTTTGCTAGACctatctttcttcttctttggctTTCCTTACAATGATCATTGATATAAATTTCACCCGAGTTGGAATAACTATCCAACTGAACCACCCCATTCAAAGTATGCTTCTTAGATGAATCTGCCCCAAGTTTTGACTCCCCACACTCATCAGAATCAAGTGTTTCTCCTGCATTGATGCTCATTGGCAGTGCTCCAAGAGAGTGGAGTCTTGAGAAGGAACTACTAAACCCAAGAGAGGGTGGCACATTCTTCATGACAGAAACCCGAAAAATTGACTGCATTGTGCTTGGTTGCAAATGTGTGCAGTCCACCACATAGCCAAACAGCGGCCACAAAAGGGTGCCCGGAACACATTCCGGAACAGACAATCTCCTGGTAGAAATCCAAATTTATGATTAGAAACAACCTTCTCATAGGAATAATGGAGCCACCCACTTGCAGAAACCAATTTTTCAGCATTCTAACTATTATCCACAATATACACATTCCGGAACAGACAATCTCCTGATAAAAACCCAAATTTATGATTAGA
Protein-coding regions in this window:
- the LOC100264054 gene encoding uncharacterized protein LOC100264054 isoform X3, which produces MPFFHLRLSVPECVPGTLLWPLFGYVVDCTHLQPSTMQSIFRVSVMKNVPPSLGFSSSFSRLHSLGALPMSINAGETLDSDECGESKLGADSSKKHTLNGVVQLDSYSNSGEIYINDHCKESQRRRKIGLANKGRVPWNKGRKHSAETREKIRQRTIQALRDPKVRQKMSECPRTHSEQSKAKIRSSLRRVWGKRLKWKRSREKFYLSWAESIAKAAKKGGSDQEELDWDSYDKIKEEIALQQLQWAENKKKAKELAKMRAERAARARAEKMAMLAEKRRERERQAEARGEIKRETTRKSKEDKEELAVAKGLKLKERLTKLHKKKSINGQVASLREMVISQIPACEKLDLEFIKRERMQREVSLADQIRAAKSKRAQSAMREALTELSPSYPSSARSS
- the LOC100264054 gene encoding uncharacterized protein LOC100264054 isoform X1 is translated as MCILWIIVRMLKNWFLQVGGSIIPMRRRLSVPECVPGTLLWPLFGYVVDCTHLQPSTMQSIFRVSVMKNVPPSLGFSSSFSRLHSLGALPMSINAGETLDSDECGESKLGADSSKKHTLNGVVQLDSYSNSGEIYINDHCKESQRRRKIGLANKGRVPWNKGRKHSAETREKIRQRTIQALRDPKVRQKMSECPRTHSEQSKAKIRSSLRRVWGKRLKWKRSREKFYLSWAESIAKAAKKGGSDQEELDWDSYDKIKEEIALQQLQWAENKKKAKELAKMRAERAARARAEKMAMLAEKRRERERQAEARGEIKRETTRKSKEDKEELAVAKGLKLKERLTKLHKKKSINGQVASLREMVISQIPACEKLDLEFIKRERMQREVSLADQIRAAKSKRAQSAMREALTELSPSYPSSARSS
- the LOC100264054 gene encoding uncharacterized protein LOC100264054 isoform X4 — protein: MCILWIIVRMLKNWFLQVGGSIIPMRRRLSVPECVPGTLLWPLFGYVVDCTHLQPSTMQSIFRVSVMKNVPPSLGFSSSFSRLHSLGALPMSINAGETLDSDECGESKLGADSSKKHTLNGVVQLDSYSNSGEIYINDHCKESQRRRKIGLANKGRVPWNKGRKHSAETREKIRQRTIQALRDPKVRQKMSECPRTHSEQSKAKIRSSLRRVWGKRLKWKRSREKFYLSWAESIAKAAKKGGSDQEELDWDSYDKIKEEIALQQLQWAENKKKAKELAKMRAERAARARAEKMAMLAEKRRERERQAEARGEIKRETTRKSKEDKEELAVAKGLKLKERLTKMGK
- the LOC100264054 gene encoding uncharacterized protein LOC100264054 isoform X2, giving the protein MCILWIIVRMLKNWFLQVGGSIIPMRRRLSVPECVPGTLLWPLFGYVVDCTHLQPSTMQSIFRVSVMKNVPPSLGFSSSFSRLHSLGALPMSINAGETLDSDECGESKLGADSSKKHTLNGVVQLDSYSNSGEIYINDHCKESQRRRKIGLANKGRVPWNKGRKHSAETREKIRQRTIQALRDPKVRQKMSECPRTHSEQSKAKIRSSLRRVWGKRLKWKRSREKFYLSWAESIAKAAKKGGSDQEELDWDSYDKIKEEIALQQLQWAENKKKAKELAKMRAERAARARAEKMAMLAEKRRERERQAEARGEIKRETTRKSKEDKEELAVAKGLKLKERLTKMVKEVNQLYNTPISGISLNQSKFRSTVKIFQGAVQNKLFIIALPHVTNRLEDEGVEISKNLVVLDHST